A region of the Agrobacterium sp. RAC06 genome:
GACCGCTTTCGCCTTCGGCGGCGCGCAAGGGTGCATTCAGCGATGCGTCGCCGGAGAGGCGGCGGTTCATCGAAATGACCTCCTCCTCGGACACCTTCAGCTTGGTCGCGATCTCGGTGACCTGGTCGGGCTTCAGGTCGCCTTCCTCGATCGCCTGGATCTTGCCCTTGAGGCGGCGCAGGTTGAAGAACAGGCGTTTCTGGTTGGCGGTGGTGCCCATCTTAACCAGCGACCAGGAGCGCAGGATGTATTCCTGGATCGAGGCCTTGATCCACCACATGGCGTAGGTCGCCAGGCGGAAGCCACGCTCGGGGTCGAACTTCTTGACGGCCTGCATCAGGCCGACATTGCCTTCCGATACGACTTCGCCGATCGGCAGGCCGTAGCCGCGATAGCCCATGGCGATCTTCGCAACCAGGCGCAGGTGGCTCGTGACCATCCGGTGCGCCGCGTCACGGTCGCCGTGTTCGGCATAACGCTTGGCAAGCATGTATTCTTCCTGGGGTTCCAGCATCGGGAACTTGCGGATCTCGTCCAGGTAACGGTTAAGGCCGGCTTCTCCGGCTGTGATCGATGGCAAACTACTGCGGGCCATATAGCACCCCTCTTTCTTCGCGGGCTCCCAATTCCGGCGAGCCCCATCTCCGTGGATCTCTCTATCCCACAGAAATCCGTATGACAGATAAGTATGGCAAAACGGCGATACAAGATTTGTGTTCCGTCACGAGGCCGTGACGGAGTGTCAATCGATAGAGAACGGGCAGGATCAGAGCATCAGGGTGTCACATCGCCTTCAGCGCATCGATCACCTTCTGCAGGTCCGCCGGGATCGGGGCTTCGAAGCGCATGGTTTTGCCTGTGGTCGGATGCTCGAAGGCAAGCAGGTAAGCATGCAGAGCCTGGCGGTGGAACTTGTTGACGGCGCGCTTAGCGTCCTCCGGCAGGAGGTTCGCCTTGGTCTTGAAGGCGGCGCCATATTCCTGGTCGCCAACCAGCGGATTGCCGATATGGGCCATGTGTACGCGGATCTGATGGGTGCGGCCCGTTTCCAGGCGGCACTCGACCAGTGAGGCAAGGCAGGTGGCGTCTGGCTTTTCACCATAGCGTTCGAGCACGGTATAGTGGGTGATCGCCTCGCGGGCGTCGTCGGTGTCCTCGCGCTTCACCGTGCGCTTGGTGCGGTCGGCGCCAGAGCGGCCCAGCGCCGCATCGATCGTGCCGGCAAGCGTACGAGGGCGACCCCAGACCACGGCGCGGTAGGCGCGCTCCAGCGGACCGGTGCGGCCATGGTCGGCGAACTGGTTGGCAAGGTGGCGGTGGGCGATATCGTTCTTGGCAACGACCATCACGCCCGACGTGTCCTTGTCGAGGCGGTGGACGATGCCCGGGCGCTTGACGCCGCCGATGCCCGAGAGCGTGTCGCCGCAATGATAGATCAGCGCATTGACCAGCGTGCCATGCCAGTTGCCGGCGCCCGGATGGACCACGAGACCCGGCGGCTTGGCGATCACGATCAGGTCCTTATCCTCGTAGAGGACCTCGAGCGGGATGTTCTCGCCCTTCGGCTGCGGATCCTCCGGCTCGGGCAGGTCGATGACGACGCTGTCGCCCGGCTTGATCTTGCGGTTCGGACTGTCGAGCAGATTGCCGTTGAGCTGCACCGCCCCCTGTTCGATCAGCGCCTTCACCCGGTTGCGGGAAAACTCCTGACCGAGCGCCGCCGTAAGCCAGGCGTCGATGCGGCCTGAGGCATCATCCTCGGCAATCAGCTCTTTCCTTGATGCGGCGGCTTCGTTAAAGGGGTCGGTCATCATGTCATCCCGTCTTACGGCGGCCAGGGTCTCGGCCTTTGTCGCTGCCATTTGGCACAGACCGGGGTCTTCGACAATCGACAGCCGGTAGACCCGGCAATTTTCTCCGGCTCGTTCGCATCGGGGAAGGCATCCAAATCAGCGCGAACTTGGATTGGAAACGACTGCTGCCATGGCTCATATCGACGACGAGAACCCGGAAGACAAGCCGCTTGATCCCGTCATGGAAGGTGTGCGCCGCAAGATGGTCAAGCTGCAGCTGATCTCGGGCGGCATCATGGCCGTGCTCTTCCTCGCGGTGCTCGTATCGATCGTCTACAAGCTGACGCGTGACGAAGGCGGGGCGGAGCCCGTGGCCACGACGTCGCAGCCTTTCGCGGTCCCATCCGATCAGCCGCTCAGCCTGACCGCCAACCTGCCGGCCGGTTTCCGCGTGGTGCAAACCTCGCTGTCCGGCAGCCAGATGCTGATCTACGGCGAAACGGTTGATGGCGCGCGCAAGGCCTTCGTCTTCGATCTGCCGCTCGGCCGCATCATTGCCGACGTCACACTTGGCAGCAACTGAGGCAGGCGTGGAGCCGGGGCGCCTCATCGAGATCACCGATCCCGGCGATTTGAGGATCGCCGAGTTCACCTCGATCCGCGAACGCGACCTGACTGGACGTCACGGTCAATTCGTCGCCGAGGGCACGGTGGTGCTCTCGATGCTGGCCAAGGCGCATGCCGGTTTCGGATCGGTGCGGGCGGAAAAGCTGCTGCTCCTGAAGAACAGGGTCGCTGGCCTTTCCGATCTGATCGAGCGTTTCCCCAAGGATATCCCGGTATACGTGGCCGATGCGGCGGTTCTCGATGCGATCGCCGGTTTCCACCTGCATCGCGGGGTTCTCGCGCTTGGCAGCCGTTCTGCACCACCCGAACTGAACGATCTGGTCGCCGGTCTGCCGGAAAGCTCTCTGGCGCTGGTCGGGTGCGGCATCTCCAACCACGACAATATCGGTGCCCTGTTCCGCAATGCGGCGGGTTTCACTGCGGATGCCGTCCTCCTCGACGAAACCTGCTGCGATCCACTCTATCGCAAGGCATTGCGTGTTTCCGTCGGCTCGGTTCTGACGGTTCCCTATGCCCGGCAGGGGAGCGCCGAAGAGGTGCTCGGGGCACTTGCCACGGCTGGGTTCGAAATCTGGGCTCTGTCGCCTGCCGGTGAGGTCGAAATCGGCGCGGTTGCGCCGGGCCGGCGCGTGGCGCTGGTGATGGGAACGGAGGGGGAGGGGCTTCCGGCTGCAATCCTCCATCGTTTCCGGTCGGCCCGCATCGCCCAGGCCCCGGGTCTCGACAGCCTGAATGTCGGCACGGCCAGCGGCATTGCCCTCTACGCCATCGCGCGTGCCATGGGACGCCTCGGCTAATCCCGTGTTCCGGACTGCGGTTTCGGATCGCCGAGCCAGTCGGCCTATTCGGCTGGCGTCGCCATGCCTGCGCCACAACCGATCGACGGGTCCATGGCGAGTACCCGGTCGACCAAGCTCTTCGGCTTGTCCCCGCTCTTTGATTGCGGCGAGACGAAGTCTGTGATGACGCTCTGCTCGCCTTCACGGGCGGCCGTCAGAACGATCATCTTGGCGGCGATATCACCGAGTTCTTCACGCATTGCATCGTCTTCGGTCGAGGCCTTCACCTTCAACAGGCGCTCGGTCAGGGCCGTCTGGCTCCGCCGAATATCGTATTCCAGCGCGGTCGTATCGGTCGCGAGGTTGGAATTGGCGATCTCGTCTTCGGGCATCGGCGTATCCTTGGCGTCGGGTATCGCGATGCCGGCTTCCCGAAGGGCGCGCTGGGCTTCGCGGAGCTGGGCATTGGCCGTCTTCAGCTTGGCGCGGAGATCGCGAAGTTCGCGTGTGCGGCGCTCTACGAGAGAACTTGCGTCGGCTCTTTCCGCTGCATCCCGGGCCAGCACGTCTTCGAGGCGCAGAACCTTGTGCTCTTCCTGAGCCAGGCGCAGTTCCGCATCCTTGGCGCGCTTGCCGAGCAACTTGTTTTCCCGCCGCAAGTCTTCCCGTTCGTCGCGTATCCCTTGAATGCGCGTCTTCAGCGTGTCGATCTCGGTGTCGCGGCTCATAGCTTCGATGCGCATGGTGTCGATGTCACTGATCAGGCGGGCAATGCGATGGGCACGGTCCTCGAGCTCGATATCCTTGGCGGCTGCGGCGATTTCCACCCGCTTCAAGGTTTCGCGCATCGTCGACATTTCCACGTCGCCCCGACGCAGACGCGAGCGCAGGTCGGCAGCTTCCGTGCTCATGTCTTCTATCTGGACCTTGAGCTCCTTCGTCTCTGCGACGAGGTGTGCTGCGTCGCCGCTGAGTGTCTCGTTCTTCAGCGTCAGGCCAATGGTCTTTTCACGCTCGCGGGTCAGATCATGCTGGGTTTTGGCGTTTTCTGCGGCATAGAGTGCGCGCACCATGTCCTTCTGGGCGCGGATCTCCTGCGGGCTGAGCGGCATGGTGGCCTTCAGACGGTTCTCCGTGTAGCGCACCACGCGCTGATGCACGGCCGGGGCAACCAGCATCACCAGCAGCGCTGCCGCCATAAATCCCATTGCGAATATCAGGGTATATTCAATCACGACGGCGCCACAGCACTAGGGAAGCATTAGCAGATAGTTAAGCATGCAGAGTGTCGCCCGGCAAGCAGAACAGCCTGACGAGCCATGTCCTTACACCAATATGGCTAACGACAGAACAGATCGAGCTTGCTTCAGCCTTAAGGATTAAGGCGAGACGGTTCAGAAAGGGTTCCAGGTGGGTGTGCGGGTCAGCTTCAGATAGCCGACATTGATGCCGAGGCGTGCGCCGATGCCGGTGCGAATCGGCACCAGGACCACGTCACGGCTCTTCAATACCGTCATGCCGACGCCGGCGACGATATAGGCCGAGCCGCTCACTCCGCCATAGCGGGCATAGAGCGTGTCGACATCCGGCAGGTCATAGACCAGCATCATGGTGCGGGTGCCGTTGCCGCCGTAGTCGAGGCCGAGGGAGGGGCCTTGCCAGAAGACGTCGTGCTGACCGACATTCTTGGTGTAGAGCGTGCCTTCGCCATAGGTCAGGCCGGCAATGAGGGCGCCTGAGCCTTCCTGGCCCAGAATATAGCCGTTCGGAAGGCCATTCTGCTCGAAGGCCTGCTCGATCACCTTGGCGAGCGCTCCACTGGTCTCGCCGAAGAAGCCGTGGCCTGCGTCGACCACTTCCTGGATCGAGTATTCGCCGGCAGCATGGGCGGGGCGCAGAGCCGAAACGAGGCTGATCGTTGCCAGAATGGCGACGGCCAGCGACCGCAGCAGTGGCAGGGAGCAGTGGGGCAGGTGACGCATAGTGCCTCCTAAATGCGAAGCCGACGGATTCGGCGTCTTCCTTGGGGGTAATTAAACCTAGCGAGCATCGTCTTAATAATCGGTTTACCAAATATGGTGTCATTATGGCCGAACGGTATCCGACCAAGTCGTAGCCAGCGGACGTGTGTCCGACTGTTGCTTCGAGGGTCCACATCTTCTGGAGAAGACCATGGCGAAGAATCCTAATCTCACGCTTGCAGGCCCCGATCTTGCTGCGCTGCTCTGCAGCCGTGTCTGCCATGACGTGATCTCGCCTGTTGGAGCGATCAACAACGGCCTGGAACTGCTTGACGAAGGCGGCGCCGATGCCGATGCGATGGATCTGATCCGGACCAGCGCGCTCAACGCCTCGGTACGGCTGAAATTCGCCCGACTTGCCTTCGGTGCTTCGGGCTCGGTCGGTGCTTCGATCGATACCGGCGAGGCGGAAAAGGCAGCAAAGGATTTTGCCCAGGCCGAGAAGAAGACCGAGGTGAGCTGGAGCGGACCGCGCGCGATCATCCCCAAGAACCGGGTGAAGCTGCTGCTCAACCTCTTCCTGGTCGCCTATGGTGCCATTCCGCGTGGCGGCTCGCTGGATATTTCTCTCGAAAACCCGGAAACGGACGCCAAGTTCAAGATCGTCGCCAAGGGACGCATGCTGCGGGTGCCGCCGAAGTATCAGGAAATCCTGTCCGGTCATCTCGAAGAAGCCGTCGATGCCCATACCATCCAGCCCTATTACACGGTGCTGCTCGCGGATGAATGCAGCATGGAGCTGAAATGCGTGCCGAGTGAAGGCGAGATCGCGTTCACCGCCGAGGTCGTGAGCTGAACCGTCCCGCTTCGGGACGCGCAAGTGCTGCAACCGGTAACCTTTCCTTAGGCGCGGCCCGTTAAGGTATCCATTACATTTCAGATCCCCCGTATCTGGGGAGGGGAGTCCACCATGAAGCGCCTGATGATCGCAGATGGGTCCGACATCGTTCGCAAGGTCGGCAAGAAGATCCTGTCGGAACTCGGCTACCAGGTGACGGAAGCGGCGTCCGGTCGCGAGGCGCTGTCGCGCTGCGAGCGCGAGCTTCCCGATGTGATGATCGTCGATGCCGGCATGAGTGATGCCCTCGATCTGATCTCCAATGTCCGTGCGCTGCCGGAAGGCAAGGCGGTCAAGATCTACTACTGTGTGGTGGAAGCCGAGCTGAAGGTGATGATGGCCGGGAAGCGGGCGGGTGCCAGCGACTTCCTCCTGAAGCCCTTCGATCGCGAGATCCTCACGAAGACCTTCGGCGACAAGGCAATCGCTGCCTGATTTCCCCTGCCGGGGCTAAACGACGACATCTGTGACAAAGGCGGTGCCCAGGGGCGCCGCCTTTTGCGTTTCGGCCGTGCGTCGTCGGGGCAGCCCTCGTTTCGCGGCTCCAAAATGCAAGAAGCCCGCGTCATCGACGCGGGCCTCTTTGAAGAAGTGGAAATGGGCTTACGCCGTTTCCATGTATTCCGCACCATCCGGCTCGCGCAGTACATAGCCACGACCCCAGACGGTTTCGATGTAGTTGGCGCCACCGGCAGCGTTTGCGAGCTTCTTGCGCAGCTTGCAGATGAAGACGTCGATGATCTTCAGTTCCGGCTCGTCCATGCCACCATAGAGGTGGTTGAGGAACATTTCCTTGGTGAGCGTGGTACCCTTGCGGAGCGAAAGAAGCTCCAGCATCTGGTATTCCTTGCCCGTCAGGTGAACGCGCTGACCGCCGACTTCGACAGTCTTGGCGTCCAGGTTCACGATAAGCTCGCCGGTGATGATGATCGACTGGGCATGGCCCTTCGAGCGGCGGACGATCGCATGAATGCGGGCAACCAGCTCGTCCTTGTGGAACGGCTTGGTCATGTAGTCGTCGGCGCCGAAGCCCAGACCACGTACCTTGTCTTCAATGCCCGCCATACCGGAAAGGATCAGGATCGGCGTCTTCACCTTGGACAGGCGAAGGGTACGCAGCACCTCATAACCGGACATGTCAGGCAGGTTCAGGTCGAGCAGAATGATGTCGTAATCGTAGAGCTTGCCGAGGTCGACACCTTCTTCGCCGAGATCGGTGGTGTAGACGTTGAAGCTCTCCGACTTGAGCATCAGTTCGATGCTCTGCGCCGTTGCGCTATCGTCTTCAATGAGTAGAACCCGCATATTTATCCCCTTTACCGCCGCCGAAAGGTCAAGATGGCCCCCTACGCGATACGGATCCAGTCGTTGCCTGATTTGAAGGCTGCCACCAATTGGTTAACAAATTCTGATTCCCTCTGGCAAGGTGTATCGAATTTATTAAGCAAAGATATCAGCCTCCTGATTCTTCATGTGTTTCCGGTCATCGCCACACCTGAATCAGCACCTCAGGAAACCCCTGTAACCGATTCATTTGACTCATCATTGTCACGAGCTCTTTTCGGGCTCTGGCATTTACTGACCCTTAAGTGATCGGGCTTATCATTAACGATGCCCGTAAACGAAAGGTTACCAAAGGTAGCTTTTTGTTAACGCCGCGGACTTTTTTTGGACGAATCGGTGGCGGGCGTGTTGAGTAGCAAGTGTGGCGGGGGGTCTCGCATCACGGGAGTATTGCGTATGAAGTCGCGTGAGAGCCTGGTACGCCTGAAGGGATTTCAGGTTACCGAAAAGCGTCGGCAATTGCAGCAGCTGCAGTCTATGATGTCGGAATTCGAACGGATGGCGAAGGAGCTAGAAGCTCAGATCGGCATCGAGGAAAAGAAATCGGGCATCACCGATCCCAATCATTTCGCCTATCCCACCTTCGCCAAGGCGGCACGCCAGCGCGCGGACAATCTCCAGGTCTCGATCCGGGAACTGAAGGTCCAGCAGGAAGCGGCAGAACTGGCGTTGGAAGAGGCTGAAGCGGAATACCAGAAGGCGGCGGCTCTCGAAGAGCGCGATGGCCAGATGCGTGTCCGGGCCTGAATAACGCTATTCAGTCTGGTTGAGATTTCAAACAGGAAGGCGGGCGCGGGTTATCCGGCGTCCGCCTTCGTTCGTCTTGGGCACCGGCTGACCGGTGCTCACTTGCGCACGTCGTTCCAATCCGGGTGCCGGTCCATCTGCGCCTTCATGAACGGGCAGAGCGGGATGATCTTCCAGCCGCCTTCACGCGCGGCAGCGACGGCATGTTCGGCGAGCGCCTGACCGGCGCCCTGTCCGCGCATGGTGTCCGGGACTTCCGTATGGTCGATGATGATCAGGCTGGCGGAGGCACGGGAATACGTCATCACGGCCGGCTTGCTGATGCCCTCGATGCGACCGACATAGCGTCCACCCGATCCTGCCTCTTCACTGGTGATCTGCATTGACGCCTCCTGTTGCCGCGTTTCGATGGTTCTGTTTAACATCGGGTAGAGCCGACCGGGAAGCCAACTGCCGGATACGCTGTGTTCGATGTCAGGAAGGGAGCCATTGTGGTCGTCTGGTTGAAGGCGCTCCTCGTCGTCGGAGCCTCAATCTCGTTTGCGCTCGGCGTGAGCCTGCCGCTGATGCGGTTCGAAAGTTTTTATGTCTTTTCCACCGATGCGTCGCTGATCGAGGTGACCGTTTCGCTCTATGCCGACGGAGACGGCTTGCTTGCGCTTCTGGTCGGGCTCGTTTCCATCGGTTTTCCGCTGATCAAGCTGCTGCTTCTCGCGGCCGAAAATATCGCTGGCGAGGTGCAGCGGGGGCAGGGGTTGCTCACGCGGTTGGTCCCGGTGCTGTCGAAATGGTCGATGATGGACGTGTTGCTGGTCGCCATCGTCATCTTCGCGACGAAAACCAGCGGGCTCGCTCAGGCCTTCACGCAGCCGGGCCTGTGGTTTTATGCGGGATCCAGCCTGGCGGTTGCGGCGTTGAGTGGCTTGAACGCGGGAAGCATTGCCCGAAAAACATGAAACCGGCAGGCTGGGCCTTGCCGGTTTCAGGTATGGGTCTGATGCAATTAGAAGTGTACCGGGCGAGCCGGCACGAAAATGGACTAATGGCGATACTGCTGAATTCGGGTTGTGCGCAGGCCCGGCAGGCCGTGATCGTTGATCGATGACTGCCAGGAGAGGAATTCCTCGACCGTCAGGGTGTAGCGTTCGCAGGCTTCTTCCAGGCTCAACAGGCCACCACGCACAGCCGCGACAACCTCAGCCTTGCGGCGGATCACCCAGCGGCGCGTATTGGCCGGCGGAAGATCGGCAATCGTAAGGGGGCTGCCATCGGGGCCGATGACATATTTCACTCGTGGGCGGATCATTTCGGTCATTGGACTCTCTATACAAACTCAAGACCACACACCCTCATACTAGGACCGATGCTTTAAAATTTGCCTAAGCCCATTGTAAGCATTTGATAATAATTTTCGCGACCGGGCTGGGGCGAGAGTCGTGGCGTTTCGGACAAGTTGATTAAACTTGCGGCAAATGCATAGGAGTTATGCGAGGACTGCGACTGGTGCCCATTAGCGATCTGTGGCATTGGGCTCCCCAGCAATACTGATGTCTCGATCGATGCGTCGATCGGAAGGGCAGATGTCGAGCATCGCGGTTTCCGTCGGGGGCCGCAAGACCGGCGACAGGCCCAGCTGATACTCGTTCCCCATGGAGCGATTCAATGTCCACAAACATTCGAAATCCCGATCGGACGAACGTCCGGTCGAAAGGAGTTTTATGTTCAGGCCAACTGATGTGACGGGCAGTCACGGTCTTGGTGACGGTGATGCCGTTTTTCAGAGCGAAGCGCTCTCCACCGGCCCATGGGGGCGCGAGTTCTCTGCGCTCGGTCGCAGCCATGGCTTTCGAAACACGCTGCTTGCGCGCGTTCCAAAGGCGGATAGTCCGGAGTTTTCGGCCAATCTGATCCTCTGTACCTGGCCTGACGAATTGCGCCTCGGCTATGAAGCGGCAGAAGTCTATGCCGGCAGCCTGCTGATCGCGCGGATCAAGCAGTCTATCCTTCCGCTCTTCACGCATGACAATCTGTTTCTCGGCACGCCGGGATCGGAGGCGCGCCAGCCGCTTGCCCCGCTTTTCCAGCAGTTTGAGATGGGCGGTTCTCTGGTCTTCAACTTGAACGACCGCAACCAGACCCAGTATGTGCTCGTCTTTTCGGGGCGTGACCATGCGCCCGAGCGTCCGGAAATCGCTGCCCTGCACTTGAGTGCGATGGAGCTGCTGGATTCGGGCGTCGAGGCCCTGGTGCCACGGCTTGGGCCGAAGGAAAAGCTGTCGGCACGCGAGATCGAATGTCTTCGCTGGTCGGCGGCCGGCAAGAGCAGCGATGAAATCGCCATCATCCTCGACATTTCCAGCCACACGGTTGTCAGCTATCTCAAGAGTGCAATGCGCAAGCTTGAGGCGGTGAACCGCATGCAGGCCGTGGCGCGCGCCTGTCGCTATCGGCTGCTCTGACACTCGCACACTTTACAGACGAAAAGGGGCGCCGGCTTTTCAAGCGGCGCCCTTCGTCGTTTTGATTTTCAGAGAAAGGCGAGGCTGAGCTCGGTCTTGCCGTAGCCGAACTGGTACTGGATCGTGCCCAGATGGCGAAGCGCCAAGGTATCGCCGGCATCGAGCCAGACCAGAGCGACCGCGCTCGATGTCCCGGCGCCCCCGACATGGGTTGCGATATCGGCGGCGCCGTTGCGGCTGACATGGACCGTGTGGGTGCCGGTGCTGACGGCCGAGATGCTGAGCGACAGCAGATAGTAACCGGATACAGCGACCACGAGCGGCCGGCCATGGCCGGAGGCGAGCGGTGAGCCGAGGGACATGTCGCCGCCCGAGAGGTGCAGGTCGTCAAAGCCGGTGAAGCTGCCGGCCGTCGGTGTGAGCGTTGTCGTGGCCAGGGCGGCGCGGGCCAGCGGTCGCTGATCGTGGCGCACATAGCCCTCCGGGGTGACGCTCATGGCCTGACGCCAGCCTGTCATGTCGCCGTTCACCTTCAGCGAGAAGCGATCCTCTCCGGCAAGGCCCATCTCTGCCCGACCCTGCCAATTGGACTGGAAAATCAGGCTTGCCGTATCCGGGGTAGCAGCCTTGTTGATCGTCAGGCGATGGCTATCGCCGGCGTGGTTGAAGAGGGTCGCCGGTGAAGCCAGAGAGAGCCTGTTGTGGTCATCGGCATCGGCGGCAATTCCCAGGCGTTCGAAGCGTGCTTCGCTGACAAGCGGGGGCACGATCCAGTCCGTGCCGTCGAAAATCTTCAGCCTCTGTTCGTCGAGGAAAAGAGCGTGCCAGCCGATCCTGGGAGTCATGAAGACCCAGACGCCATCCTGAAACAGGGCGAGTTGTCCGGCATGCCCTGTCCAAAGACCGGTTTCCGGTGCTGTGATCCAGTAGATCTCCCCTTCGGCTGGATCGGCAGGTGGGCTCGTTGCATCGTCGACGACGACCAGTTGTACCAGCGCGTCGAGCCGCTGGAGCGCTTCATTGTGCGTCACGTGCTTCTGTGCCTGCGCCGGCAGGATGAAGGGCAGGGCGAGATTGGGGGTCGTGTCAGGCATGGTCTCTCCTTCGCGTTTGGCTGCCGGGGCAGCGCGGGTTGAAGCGGAGAGTGTGGGCGAGGTGCACAGGAGGGGGATGAAAAGCACATGCCCCCATTGAAAAATCTCGAAAATTTCCGAAACTCATCCCCGCTCGGAGGGGCGTCCGGTGGCGAGAAACGGTGGGTTTTCGAAGGTGCGCAGCCCGGGCAGGCGTTTGCCATAGGTGAGCGGCGCGCCGTCTTCGGTCGCAACCATGCCGCCGGCTGCCCGAAGCACGGCATCACCCGCAGCCGTGTCCCATTCCATGGTCGGGCTGAAGCGCGGGTAAAGGTCGGCGACGCCCTCGGCCACCAGGCAGAACTTGAGCGAGGAGCCGACGGTCTTGCGCTCCAAAACCTCTGCCTTGCGGATATAGGCGTCGGTCGCATCGCAATTGTGAGAGCGGGAAACCAGGGCTGACGGGGAAGCCCCCTTCAAACGCGCCGCAATCGGCATGCGGGCCACGACCGTGTCATTTTCATCAAGCTTCAACTTCTCGGCCTTGCCGGCGCCGCCGAGATAAAGCGTGTTGAGTGCTGGCGCATGGACGACGCCGAGGACCGGTATGCCGGCTTCGATCAGCGCGATGTTGACGGTAAAGTCGTCATGGCCGCCGATGAACTCGCGGGTGCCATCGAGCGGATCAACCAGGATGAAACGCCCGCCACTGACATCGGGAATCCGCCCGGCGGCGACCTCTTCCTCGGCAACCACAGGGACTTCTGGCAAGACGTGGGCAAGTGCATCGAGAATCAGGCGTTCGGCGGCTTCGTCTGCCTCGGTCACCGGAGACTTGTCGCCCTTCAGGCGCACCCCTGCACCCGCCTTGTAGATGTCGAGAATAACGCGGCCAGCGGCAATCGCGCTCGTCTCGAACAGCTTCAGAATGTCCTGCCTGTCACGCACCTGAACCGGGCTCCCGATCACATCCTCTCCGGTTTATCCCCGTCTCCCACGCTTTGGAAGTGCTCTATGTAGCAAGGTCTTGCTGGGGTGTGATGTTTCTGTGCTGCACTGCGATCAAACCTGTGTTCCATGTCTCAAACAGCATAGATTTTGTCCTGATCGCGCTTGCTCTTTGTGACGCCTATGCGAATGTGACGCGACATTTGCAGAGGTTGTTCGATGCGTTATTCCGCCCTTTCGATCTTCCGCCAGGCGCTTTCCGGCAACCGGAACTGGGCGCCGATGTGGCGCGAGCCGCAGCCGAAACCGCATTACGATGTCATCATCGTCGGCGGCGGCGGGCATGGTCTGTCCACCGCCTATTATCTCGCCAAGGAATTCGGCATCACCAATGTGGCGGTCATCGAGAAGGGCTATCTCGGTGGCGGCAATGTCGGGCGAAACACGACAATCATCCGCTCGAACTACATGCTGGAGGGCAATGAGCCCTTCTACGAGCTGTCGATGAAGCTGTGGGAAGGCCTCGAGCAGGACTTCAACTACAATGCCATGGTCTCGCAGCGTGGCATCGTCAATCTCTTCCATACCGACGGCCAGCGCGACGCCTATGCGCGGCGCGGCAATGCGATGATGATTCATGGGGTGGCCGCCGAACTGCTCGACCGCGAGCAGGTGCGCCAGATGATGCCCTATCTCAACTTCGACCATGCGCGCTTCCCGATCCTGGGCGGTCTGTTGCAGAAGCGCGGCGGTACGGCCCGCCATGACGCCGTTGCCTGGGGGTACGGGCGTGGTGCTGACGAGCGCGGCGTCGATCTCATCCAGCATTGTGAGGTGACCGGCATCCGCCGCGACGAACTCGGCCAGGTGACCGGCGTCGAGACGACCAAGGGCTTCATCGGCTGCAACAAGCTGGCGCTGGCAACCGCCGGCCATACCTCCGTCACCGGCAAGATGGCGGGGCTCGACCTGCCGATCGAGACGCATGTGCTGCAGGCTTTCGTTTCCGAAGGCATCAAGCCTGTCATTGACAATGTCATCACCTATGGCGCCGGACACTTCTATATCTCGCAGTCCGACAAGGGCGGCTTGGTCTTCGGCGCCGATATCGACTACTATTCGTCCTATGCCCAGCGCGG
Encoded here:
- the chpT gene encoding histidine phosphotransferase ChpT; translation: MAKNPNLTLAGPDLAALLCSRVCHDVISPVGAINNGLELLDEGGADADAMDLIRTSALNASVRLKFARLAFGASGSVGASIDTGEAEKAAKDFAQAEKKTEVSWSGPRAIIPKNRVKLLLNLFLVAYGAIPRGGSLDISLENPETDAKFKIVAKGRMLRVPPKYQEILSGHLEEAVDAHTIQPYYTVLLADECSMELKCVPSEGEIAFTAEVVS
- the ctrA gene encoding response regulator transcription factor CtrA; translated protein: MRVLLIEDDSATAQSIELMLKSESFNVYTTDLGEEGVDLGKLYDYDIILLDLNLPDMSGYEVLRTLRLSKVKTPILILSGMAGIEDKVRGLGFGADDYMTKPFHKDELVARIHAIVRRSKGHAQSIIITGELIVNLDAKTVEVGGQRVHLTGKEYQMLELLSLRKGTTLTKEMFLNHLYGGMDEPELKIIDVFICKLRKKLANAAGGANYIETVWGRGYVLREPDGAEYMETA
- a CDS encoding DUF1134 domain-containing protein, which gives rise to MRHLPHCSLPLLRSLAVAILATISLVSALRPAHAAGEYSIQEVVDAGHGFFGETSGALAKVIEQAFEQNGLPNGYILGQEGSGALIAGLTYGEGTLYTKNVGQHDVFWQGPSLGLDYGGNGTRTMMLVYDLPDVDTLYARYGGVSGSAYIVAGVGMTVLKSRDVVLVPIRTGIGARLGINVGYLKLTRTPTWNPF
- a CDS encoding GNAT family N-acetyltransferase, producing the protein MQITSEEAGSGGRYVGRIEGISKPAVMTYSRASASLIIIDHTEVPDTMRGQGAGQALAEHAVAAAREGGWKIIPLCPFMKAQMDRHPDWNDVRK
- a CDS encoding TrmH family RNA methyltransferase; its protein translation is MAATEAGVEPGRLIEITDPGDLRIAEFTSIRERDLTGRHGQFVAEGTVVLSMLAKAHAGFGSVRAEKLLLLKNRVAGLSDLIERFPKDIPVYVADAAVLDAIAGFHLHRGVLALGSRSAPPELNDLVAGLPESSLALVGCGISNHDNIGALFRNAAGFTADAVLLDETCCDPLYRKALRVSVGSVLTVPYARQGSAEEVLGALATAGFEIWALSPAGEVEIGAVAPGRRVALVMGTEGEGLPAAILHRFRSARIAQAPGLDSLNVGTASGIALYAIARAMGRLG
- the rpoH gene encoding RNA polymerase sigma factor RpoH, producing the protein MARSSLPSITAGEAGLNRYLDEIRKFPMLEPQEEYMLAKRYAEHGDRDAAHRMVTSHLRLVAKIAMGYRGYGLPIGEVVSEGNVGLMQAVKKFDPERGFRLATYAMWWIKASIQEYILRSWSLVKMGTTANQKRLFFNLRRLKGKIQAIEEGDLKPDQVTEIATKLKVSEEEVISMNRRLSGDASLNAPLRAAEGESGQWQDWLVDDHESQEAVLIEQDELETRRSMLKRAMSVLNDRERRIFEARRLADDPVTLEELSTEFDISRERVRQIEVRAFEKVQKAVQKDALERAKALRVVEA
- a CDS encoding RluA family pseudouridine synthase, with the translated sequence MTDPFNEAAASRKELIAEDDASGRIDAWLTAALGQEFSRNRVKALIEQGAVQLNGNLLDSPNRKIKPGDSVVIDLPEPEDPQPKGENIPLEVLYEDKDLIVIAKPPGLVVHPGAGNWHGTLVNALIYHCGDTLSGIGGVKRPGIVHRLDKDTSGVMVVAKNDIAHRHLANQFADHGRTGPLERAYRAVVWGRPRTLAGTIDAALGRSGADRTKRTVKREDTDDAREAITHYTVLERYGEKPDATCLASLVECRLETGRTHQIRVHMAHIGNPLVGDQEYGAAFKTKANLLPEDAKRAVNKFHRQALHAYLLAFEHPTTGKTMRFEAPIPADLQKVIDALKAM
- a CDS encoding response regulator, whose translation is MKRLMIADGSDIVRKVGKKILSELGYQVTEAASGREALSRCERELPDVMIVDAGMSDALDLISNVRALPEGKAVKIYYCVVEAELKVMMAGKRAGASDFLLKPFDREILTKTFGDKAIAA